ttctttttcttagtcaTTTAGGGTTCCGGGGGTTGCCGCCGCCGAGATCGGCAACGGTGGGGAGAAGGGAAaagggggttttttttttggttaatcttTTAGTAGTAGTTAGGaagatcttctttttttatttctccatATTTAACtccaaaagagaatattcttaGAATATTCTTCttatatcttattattaatttatataatgatcctttatttattaaaattacaaatttgacccaattattttatttttagcaaaaaataaaaattttagcatgttatttatatttaaaatttattattgaacaaTATTACATTACAcaacatttattaattattagtatttattGTATTAAGTTGTTTTAATCTTTAGTTTAAGTCATATTATGtgtattaaattttattggtagtaatgttattttgtacttttgtttgtattgtctattttctatgttatatatgttaattgttgaatttaaaattattatttataagtttaagtagaaaataataatatttaactgtatttagatataaaatataaatctatataaatttaaaggactgatttgcaaataaaaaagctcaactctaaaatagagaaataaattaaaagtctCCAAATATAGAGACAAATATAGAGATCTCCATTGTGGAGATAGAAATGAAGTGGGGTTGGAGAAagtttttcttcaaaatggaGTTTGGAGGTAGAAATGGAGATGGATTGGAGTTGGtcttagtttaaaaaaaaaaaaaaaagaacatatgtttaaactcaatttttgttttatcaacattcaacaatcaacaCTCTTTGATGTGAACGTGAtaatgtaatcttttttttttttacatgttttatgaTTTTCTCTATTGCCGAAtgcaatttatttatttttagataaaatcTTAATGAAAACTACTAATGATTATTAGATAAGTTAAgttaagggcatctccaacccatttcttcatttttgaCTCTATTTTGGAGTAATTTCattttggagatggttttaCTCCAACCTATTTCTCCATATTTTGACtccaaaagagaatattctaagaatattattcttatattttattattaatttatataatgatcctttatttattaaaattacaaatttgacctaattattttatttttagcagaaaagaaaaattttagcatgttatttatatttaaaatttattattgaataacATTACATTATACAACATTCATCAATTATTAGTATTTGTTGTATTAAGTTGTTTTTAATCTTCAGTTTAAGTcatattatgtgttttaaattttattggtagtaatgttattttgtacttttgtttgtattttctattttctatgttatatatgttaattgtcgaattttaaaattattatttataagtttaagtagaaaataataatatttacctgtatttagatataaaatataaatctatataaatttaagggactgatttgtaaataaaaaagctCAACTCcaaaatagagaaatgaattaaaaatttccaaatataGAGACAAATATAGAGATCTCCattttggagatgaaaatgAAGTGGGGTTGGAAAAGGTTTTTTCTGCAAAATAAAGTTTGGAGGTAGAAATGGAGATGGGTTGGAGTTGGTCtgtcaccaaaaaaaagttataaatgtaaaaaattgGGCTTCCTCAAAAGCataaatataacaattattTGGGCCGTTACGAGCATTCAAAATGACCCTTCTAACCAACAGGTGTGAACGTTAcaacttcaaaattaaaaaactacaaCTATGTCCACACGTAATCTCATAACTTGATTCAGATTCCGatatagaaaaataacaaaattaaaaacatatctCGTAAATATACATACACTTCACATAAAAAAGGTATATACCATAAAACTCCCAGATTCTTTTGATGTATCTGTCTATTTCATTATTACATAAACAAGGAAACTGATATCTCTCTGTTCACATTCCTCTGATACTATTTccctttgtatatatatattcccatTAGACAATCTCAATCCTAAAACTTTCAAAACACAATCATCTCTtacaaaagaatcaaagatgaagattcTTCTAGCATCATTGTGTTTGATCAGTCTTCTCGTAATCTTGCCTTCTGTCTTCGCTGCTTCGTCTTCCTCCGAGGATTTCGATTTCTTCTACTTCGTCCAACAAGTAACAAAACCATTACTTATAACCATCATCATCTAAGAATGTTTGTATTGATTTTCTAAACATGTGTTCTgatattgttttgtgtttgattttaaaagtgGCCAGGATCATACTGTGACACACAGAAGACGTGTTGTTATCCAACTTCAGGCAAACCAGCTGCTGATTTTGGTATTCATGGTCTCTGGCCTAACTACAAAGATGGCACTTATCCATCTAACTGCGATGACACTAAACCATTCGATAAATCCACGGTAATAAGATTAACCGGTTTGATTCGGGTTGCTTGCAATTTGCAATATGATTGTGTTATTATTGTGTTAGTTCGATCACGGGAAAATGTACCCTCTTCTTGGTTTAAAGATTCACAACTAATggaaaattttgaaacataaccggttggtttgatttggtttggtacaGATATCAGATCTTATCACCTCAATGACGAAGAGCTGGCCAACACTGGCTTGCCCGAGCGGTTCAGGTGACGCGTTTTGGGAACACGAATGGGAGAAGCATGGAACTTGCTCCGAATCGGTTATCGATCAACATGAGTATTTCCAAACCGCTCTTGACCTTAAACAGAAAACCGATCTCCTTGGAGCTCTAACCAAAGCCGGTACGTTTTAATTTCAATTCTCCATTTTATTTTTCCCGGCTTTGGTCTCATCGGTCTAATTATTGGTTTTATGTGTGTAATAGGGATTAATCCGGATGGTAAATCGTATTCTTTGGAGAGCATACGAGATTCGATTAAAGAGTCGATTGGTTTCACTCCTTGGATTGAGTGTAACAGAGATGAATCAGGCAACAGCCAATTGTACCAAGTCTATCTTTGTGTTGACCGGTCTGGTTCCGGTTTAATCGAATGTCCGGTTTTCCCTCATGGCAAATGTGGAACCGAGATCGAATTcccttctttttaattttccaaTTTCTAATTCTCACATTCTCTTGAACCGGAATCGATCTTTTGTTCATGGAGATTGGTTTAGTTTGGTCAAAGAGAAGATAATGgtgtaataaaaatttatggGATGCTATTGGCTGATGATGATATTAGTTCAATTTCGAAGTatattatttttcctttctcatTTACATTAtgctttttaatatatttctagtaattaataatttttatactaGAGATAACAATTGAGAAATTTacggaatatatatatttcccaaAATCGGCAACagatttgattatataaaagtaataaatcttcataataaaattaagaattaatagtacttttttttttcgggtaATACTTAAAAGTCGAAATCTTCTGACTCAAGCAACCATAGAGATCAATTAATCAACAGGAGACGGCAACAGTTTCTTTGAGTTGCACATGTCGTCGGATTTGTACGATGAGCGTTTTCTTCGTTATACCTCCGCTACGAATAGAACCAGACCTCGACGTATAAGTTATAACGTTGTTCGTGCCACCACCATTAACATCGAACATGCCTACAATGACCGGTGACGACGACCGTTCTTCTGAAATTGGTTTTCACTCCGCTACGAATAGAACAAGTTTTTCAACAACTATAACGCAAGTGCCCAGATCACATAGTAACGTACGTTGCGTACCATCGTCGATATTGAACATGCGGATATCGAGTTTGACACTTTGACTACACGAACGacgtcaaaattatattttgagttttgactttttgtgTTTGGAGTCGGCTCACAGTAtacaaaatccaattttttgttttgaggaaAGTTTGAAGTTACGGAGAGAACCACAGATTTGTCTgctgaagaagaaacacaaactAATGTATTCGAATCACAAGGCTAACACGAATGGGAGAAGCAACATGAGCACCTTAAACAGAAAACCGATCTCCTTGAAGCTCTACCAAAGCTGGTACGTacgttttaattttttctcaaTGTGTTTCCCGGTTTAGATATCATCGGTTTAAATGTATATGTATAGGGATTAATCCGGATTGTAAATCGTATTTACTGGAGAGCATAATGGGAGTGGGTTGGTTTTCACTCCTTGGGTTGCGTCTTGCGTGTAACAGAGATGAGTCTGGCAATAGCCACTTGTACCAAGTCTATCTCTGTGTTGACCGGTCTGGTTCCGGTTTAATCGAATGTCCGGGGTTCCCTCATGGAAAATGTGGagccaatattttttttttgaaaatgtggAGCCAATATTGAATTCCCCACCTTTTAGTTTCCAATTTCACAATCTCTTGAACCGGACATTGGTTTGGTCAAAGAGAAGATATGGTGTGTAAAAATTTATGGCAACTGATGATGATTTAATTCAATTTCAACtatcttttatgttttcactaaaaaaaaatattgaaaattttaccaaaatttttagcatttaatattgtaaaacagATTGATATGACAAGTTAATGGAAAttagaacataaacaaaacttataaCTCAAAGGTCGAATCTAAAACAAACCATAGAAATGACAAATGAGTTTAAAATAAGGCAATTGTATtgtgtataaatatttttttaattctaatacTAAAGTTAATACACAATACAATTTCCATATCCTTTATATAATGTTCATACTTCTTATGTTGAATAAAAGAATTGTTTACTTGATCGTGAAATGGCTAAAGAAATGttgtaaagagaaaaaaaaaaagaaacgggCTAAACGATTTccatctttttctatttttgttagaGTGACAAATTGTTGTTATAGCCTATAGggcagttaaaaaaaaaaaaaatgaaaattacaaGAAGAAGGTGCAAAtcttgtaaaagaaaaagaaaagaaaaagattaataCTGGGAAAACGCTAATTCGACGCGTGTCGGTTATGGATTCTGCCGTGGCGATATGCTTGAGGCTGACGAACCGTCGGTTTTTTTCCTTTGCCTTTCATATCAATAGGTAATTGCTCCACCGGCGAAGCAGAAACAGGTAAAGGCGGAGGCGGCGGGGTTTGAAGAGGGATCTGGTTGAGAATTCGCAATTCATCTGAAGATTCCGAACACCAATCAGCACAAACGTGGCGAGAGAAAGATAGATTTTTTCCTCGTATGTCTCACACATCGGAAACAAGAGTGCGTAAGCCGCCGCTAATAGCCCGTCAGATACGCCGTAATCAATTTTCCGGCgaaaaattagaagaaggaCCAACACATGTAGATATGCGGATATACAGATCCATGGGATGTACACGTTGCTCACCTCTTCCAGAGGCTTATCACAGgcgaagaagaaaaccaaagagGCGACGTGATTGACGGAAAGTAAGAAGCGACGGAGGTTTGGGTACTGGATCGGCGCCGGAGGATTTGGCGTTTTGCTTCTTCCATAGCGGATATACAGAACGATGAGCAGCAGGTAAACTAAAGCACAACCATAGATCACGTACATTGTATCATCGCCCTCAGAAGTGACTTTGCTACACGAGAAAAGGTAGACTCCTGTGACTACAGTTGCGATGGcaagaaattgaagagaatCACCTCCGAGCTGGTTGACGAATCTTCCATAACCAGCACACCACCCATCGAGAGCTGAGCCGATCTTTGCGAGTAGAGAcatggaggaggaagaagatgaagaactgCAAAGAAGATTAGAGATTGTAACCCTCGAAGAGTAGAaacatggaagaagaagaagatgatgatcaagagCTGATGAGTTCGTTTGTAACCGTCGAAGTGTTGGTTAGTCCCCTATTTATAATGATGTTTCCTACTTCATTAGGAGTTTTCTTATACGCACGTGTGGTTTCTTCAACTGTTTTCTTGAGCAGAGACAATTTGCACATTACGAGCATGAGAGATACTTAAGTGTAAAATCTTCTTGAGTTCAAGATACTTAAGTTTAAAACTTCTTGAGTTGAGAGATAtcttctgttttcattttttttttctttttttttttacttttgtatcCTCATATTCCCAATCATATGTCACTGTTAGTTGCAGTGTCAAACTATGTTATTTCTAGAATAACAATGTGATTAGGTTTTAAACTTCTCACCGGATTAGGTTTTGATTaagtagagaagaaagagtaTTATTAACCATTGTGATTTGTTTTAGGTTGATAGTCCAAGAATACGACTGAACTTAATCACACCGCCAAGAAAGCTTATATCTCCTCTGATGGTGACTTGCTAGTGATTCGCCGTTCGGAATGTCGTATTTGTTCGGATGAGTCCCTGTGCTTGCAGTGGCAAGATGGGAACAAAGTCACTGTTCAGAATCTTAAAACCGGTGAGCAAGATGGAAACAAACTTTGTTACTGAGCAAGATTGGGAATATAGTCACTGTTGAGAGCGCTTGTGCTTGCAGTGGCAGCCTAAAGGTTCGTAGTTCTAGTTCTGAAACCATATGGTCTAAGTTGATGTTTTTGATGATGTGCTGGTAAATTTCTTAAATGTTTTACTGAGATTGAGCAATGGCTTTGTTCTAGAATAATTTACTGTTGACGAATTTTTGTTATGTGTTAACCAATACGCTCATAGGAAATGTATTCAGTGTTTGGTGCATTGAGCATAACAGACGATGCTGATGGAAACCACTATATATTGACATCGGGTACGGTTACTTTCATGTGTTTCTGCTTCTATCTTCTCTGAATTTATTTGaggttaattatattatatttgtttctgACTAATGCATATGTGCGTTGCAGACTTGCAGTGGAGGATGGACAATCCCAGGTTTGGATTTGCATAATCCTCGCCTCCTTGGTATTTTGAGACTGAATATGTGGAATATACGGATTCAAATGCCAGCGGAGCTGCGTTTTTTCGTTCAGCTGCTCTAATAGTAAGCTGTTAAGCTTTCTTGACAGGTTTCTAACAAGTGTTACAACACCTCGCTTATGATAACCCCAAACACACACactttttcttttgcagttGATGGCTCTTCTTCTCTTACGACATGCACTGACCATAACAGATGAtgctgatggagaagaagatgacccATCTTCTATACTATATCTGTAAGCGGattgaagcttcttcttttctgttttgGACTCAGAGCATTTCATGCTTAACAGTGTTGTAAGCTGTAacaacaaaaccacaaaatcatCTGATTCTTATTGTAGCTTGTCTTGCTCCGAGCTGCTGGATTTCTTCTTCCATGCTATATCATGGCTTGGGCCATCAGTATTCTACAATGGCAACCTAATGCAAACCCTGGCTACACAGGAAGCTGCAGCTCTGGCTACACAGTTTGCGTTGGTGCTTCAGTCAGGGCAGCCTAGAACAGTTCACTTCACAGTATCACCAGGACCACCATCATCCTCCATCGCTCATGCAACTACATCTACACAACAACAGGATGACGATCCTGTCTGATGTACTACTGAGATCTAATATCGTAAGTATGGAACCATTTACAAGGTACGATGTGAATGAAAATGAAGAGTTTGATTGCCTGTAAATTTAGAATGCTGTATGAGTAAAGGATTGAAATCATTTGAGTTCTTGAATAATTGACTGTAATCTAGGTTCTTAATGATTACACATGACGTGCTCTACCAAAACATTTACCCATCATTATCTTTGGAACAAAACTATTACAAGCTCATTTGAATCAACTTCTGAACAGCTATTCTCATAGACGTGCGTTACACATCTCTATTATCTAACAAAACATTTCTCCAACCTAATCTTCGTGCACTGCTTAATTCATTTTGTGGTGTGAATACCATAGGCATTGTCAAGTTCTAATTAATATATGGCCATGCTTTTTGGACGTTATGTACTTTTTAACAATGTCACATGTTTCAACAACGGTAtgtaatacaaaacaaatcttttaagaaaaaaccattaaatagaattaaaaaactagttttattaattatggATCAACTCATTAGTTGTCAATAACGACGACTAGGTTACATAAGCTAGAAAGCTGAAATTATAAGCGTAGATAATATAttgtaagaaagaaaataataggaAGAAGCAACAGGGTAAGGGAAGGTTTTGAGAAGCAAAGCCGATGGCTATGTCACCACCAATATAGgcaagaaagagaaggagaagagcatGTCCAATGTCCATAGTGCAATAGAGTTGATAGATTGAGATTCCTCCGGCAAGCAACGAAAAGgttgaaacaaaaacattcttCGTAGGGTAATTGTAGGGAAGGAGAACCATGAATGGTAATATGAGAAAAGAAACTACAGATCTGAGATTTTTCATAATCGGAGTTGCTGGGGTCTCATatttgacgaagaagaagcaattgaGTAGCATCACGAGGAAAAAGATTGTGACACCAAGTCTGATTGGAGAGAAGACAACTTCATTATCTGGTTTCAACAAGCCAAAGCAAGAGAAAATTGTCAACGCGTACCAAATCCCACGAGTGAATACCCGAAAACCCATCAGTCTCTCATTCTCTAATGATTCCCACAGACTTGTCATGTAACACAATTTAGCGTTTTccattatttaacttttttggttgtttttcgATATTTATTCAGATGTGATCTGTGAGCTTCTTTATTTATAGCTAGGGGAATAGgtgaaatcaaaaattttaggAGATAAAAAAGCCTTAAAGGATGCGTCAGTCAACACAAGGTTAGTTCTTGAAATCTAGTTGTTACGCCCAAATCCAGCGAGCAGGGATAGTCACATATCGAATAACTTagattttgataatatattattataatctgTTCCATAATTAAGAATCagcatattttttttcatcttggTAAATATTATAATCAGATAATTACTGTTCAGATACGATTTAGAAATATGCAAAACTTGAGGGTTTTGGATTCACTGCATACAATCCACTTTATTGAGTTTACCAAAAGTGAAAGCCAGTGAGAACACAAGAGGAGATGACGGCCTTTAAAAACTGAATGGGTAACAACTACATCAAGATGTGGCAGAGTTAAAACCAGTGCTAACACCAACTACTTCCTGAGCTTATATGTACAGAAATCTCATCGTTTTTTACACTTTACGGTCTTTACCGCACATGTTATCCTTAACTTAATTCCCACCCTACTCAAAAACTCAACGATAAGGTAAGGATCTATATTGTAAATGAATCAGTATTTGAGGATCGTATTCTCTTCTCGTTAACCCCAACTTTGAGTTATTGGTTTCCAAGCTATCTGGTTCAAAATTATGGCTTTAAGGTTAAAGTTTTCGGTTTGAGTCAACTCTAACAAATCCTAACAATTTAGGAGAGAATCTGAAGTTACAGAGAACACCACACATAACCTATTAGAATCAATGAATGCTTTAAGTCTTGTGAATTACAGAGTACAATGAAAGAAGCTAACAGAACCAATGAGAAAGATTCAAACCAATAGACATAATTTGAATGGATAAACGCAAAAGTTTACTGATTCACTGATCTAGGAAAATGTGATCATCTACTCAAACCAAGTACTTGGtagcaaatcatcaatatttGCAGTCAATTAGCCTCTTTCTGATGTAAACCTCAAAGCGTCTTTCTCCATCAACTAGGTTCTTAATTACACCTTACATAATCTGACAAAACCTaatcttgaaacaaaaaaaactaaatacacGCTCATGTAACTGCCTCGGCATATCTCAAGTCCAAAACTTAATCTCAGTAAACAGAACAATGAACATTACCAAAAAGCTTAATCTacagaaggaaacaaaaaaaaaaaaaaaagctgccTTACATCGTTGTTGttctatcatcat
The Camelina sativa cultivar DH55 chromosome 6, Cs, whole genome shotgun sequence genome window above contains:
- the LOC104790069 gene encoding ribonuclease 1-like, with amino-acid sequence MKILLASLCLISLLVILPSVFAASSSSEDFDFFYFVQQWPGSYCDTQKTCCYPTSGKPAADFGIHGLWPNYKDGTYPSNCDDTKPFDKSTISDLITSMTKSWPTLACPSGSGDAFWEHEWEKHGTCSESVIDQHEYFQTALDLKQKTDLLGALTKAGINPDGKSYSLESIRDSIKESIGFTPWIECNRDESGNSQLYQVYLCVDRSGSGLIECPVFPHGKCGTEIEFPSF
- the LOC104793846 gene encoding uncharacterized protein LOC104793846; the encoded protein is MYSVFGALSITDDADGNHYILTSGTTCSGGWTIPGLDLHNPRLLGILRLNMWNIRIQMPAELRFFLMALLLLRHALTITDDADGEEDDPSSILYLLSCSELLDFFFHAISWLGPSVFYNGNLMQTLATQEAAALATQFALVLQSGQPRTVHFTVSPGPPSSSIAHATTSTQQQDDDPV